One segment of Tachyglossus aculeatus isolate mTacAcu1 chromosome 16, mTacAcu1.pri, whole genome shotgun sequence DNA contains the following:
- the PRRC2C gene encoding protein PRRC2C isoform X5, with product MSEKSGQSTKAKDGKTKYATLSLFNTYKGKSLETQKTTVAARHGLQSLGKVAVSRRMPPPANLPSLKAENKGNDPNVNIVPKDGSGWASKQEQHEEEKPPEVPPAAQPKPGVAAPPEAPPVPKSWASNKQGGQGDGVQVNSHFQQEFPSLQAAGDQEKKEKDANDEAYGSGPNLRPPNVSTWRDGGKSGPLSPGDQENKLPGQEDGTPGTAEQNDALKAAEKRLPGVPPQLPQPRVNGQQQPGLASQYRAMMPPYMFQQYPRMAYPPMHGPVRFPPSLSDANKGPRGRGPPPSWAPEPERPSILSATELKELDKFDNPDVDPDEGWAGAQMEVDYTEQLNFSDDDEQGGSQKENRDDGEEQTSKGSENSEGQKENEGPSTKPPQTLPQPPVTKGPCGKGPPFSQEHGLPPGQSLLHEKNNSIHLPPHPKSLMQQHPPPDRQAGPGRQGPFPPKQPVPDEDEVWKQRRRQQSEVSAAVERARKRREEEERRMEEQRKAACAEKLKRLNEKYGIVEKQPSPEEVREREREKEREREKEREKEREREREKEREREKEREREREKERELERQREKEKELEKERELERQREKERELEQQREKERELEKEHEKAREQERERQREEECEREREKEQEKVEVKLEPKEPVIEPVIEKQENESSNNKETREEQPAFTRQDSNRSEKESTQAVHETEPDSGSLPRPAVSSGYSKQFQKSLPPRFQRQQEQMKQQQWQQQQQQGVLPPAAPSQPSTGAVPPPPHRPLYQPMQPHPQHLASMGFDPRWLMMQSYMDPRMMSGRPAMDLPPMHPGMMPPKPLIRRDQMEASPASSESFEHITRSARDHAVSLSEPRMMWGSEPYPHAEPQQANTPPKVTEEPENLRPEAPLEQEVISTAYPVERNQLDSHPKTEFFRETGEAEVQKLPSRSLEEVRPHHTELTNQAPTLEAADQNIAPSSQEEPVLIGESQSVQKRSISHGPSHPVKAEEPRNETSANIPKVNSRCVDTKEPAERHEDKPKREGFTRSCEGPKLDRPYKSKSETRWGPRPGSSRREEGIDRPIRRSGPIKKPVLRDMKEEREQRKEKEGEKGEKTIEKVVKPEKIEKKEPPPPAPAQIAPQPLPPPPKPEPEKPASDTSNVAKKPPLDTDKPLEAPESVQVETAVKPASQQPAPPPAPKEEKQPERVISKDHVFERPRPDSRPIRKESTLPPRTYWKDSRERDWFPDQGYRGRGRGEYYSRGRSYRGSYGGRGRGGRGQSRDYPNYRDPKPRTEHLPSGALRQREESETRSESSDFEIVPKRRRQRGSETDSDSEVHESASDTLLSDKDSLSKGKHPKREERPENKRPPKPLLSFKPENSIRVDGRPLEKPYGREDDTKPKPGFLPKGEPSRRGRGAPGMFRRGGRDPSGRPPRPSTIRRPAYRDAQWTPRQAETPKPEDGEPPRRQEPFVPGPADKRPPKFERKFDPTRERPRRQRPARPPRQDKPPRFRRLKEREAASKINDVAPASATSGTVNNVAQEQANAAADVSGTKTPDLSNQNSSDQANEEWETASESSDFNERRERDEKKNADLSAQAAAKAGENALPPKREIAKRSFSSQRPGVDRQNRRGNGGPPKSGRNFSGPRSERRNGPSLRSGKRGPFEDQTGGNASVDPVNGSSVNQEGGPNGMGQKNSKEAGGKKREDPKPGPKKPKEKVDALSQFDLNNYASVVIIDDHPEVTVVEDPQSNLNDDGFTEVVSKKQQKRLQDEERRKKEEQTVQVWTKKSSNEKGRSQNSKLPPRFAKKQQQVAVVQQAQVPAPVPAPVAAPAPASAPAAQTAAQPQSQTPTPTPTPTPSQPQTAVQPQGQTTNATDTTNGTDYVATGKPSQNVPSQGTLGAELWDNKVAPTAVLNDISKKLGLISPPQPPPVSAWNKPLTSFGPAAPPEGAKNGQESSVELGIETIQFGAPASNGSENETAPVLSEKSTDKLPEPKEQRQKQPRAGPIKAQKVEPDGQEKTSPPAVRNGNPVPTKETKAVSEMSAEIGTMISVSAPEFATNTKESVTDYTSPSSSLPSTVATSNTKMEETLVTNMESARKAWENSPNVREKSSPATSTAAPITSVGGSSSSGPNPANYNSFSSASMPPIPVASVTPTTSLSGAGTYTTSSLSTKSTTTSDPPNICKVKPQQLQTSSLPSASHFSQLSCMPSLIAQQQQSPQVYVSQSAAAQIPAFYMDTSHLFGTQHARLAPPSLAQQQGFQPGLSQPTSVQQIPIPIYAPLQGQHQAQLSLGAGPAVSQAQELFNSSLQPYRSQQAFMQSSLSQPSPVVLSGTALHNFPAVQHQELAKAQSSLAFQQTSNTQPIPILYEHQLSQASGLGGSQLIDTHLLQARASLTQASNIYSGQVQQPGQSNFYNTAQSPNALQQVNYGMVTVPLPASQLSLPNFGSTGQPLIALPQTLQPPLQHTPPQPPAQSLSRPAQVSQPFRGLIPAGTQHSMIATTGKMSEMDLKAFGSGIDVKPGTPPIGGRSTTPTSSPYRASSTSPNSQSSKMNSIVYQKQFQSAAATVRMTQPFPPQFAPQILSQPNLVPPLVRAPHTNTFPAPVQRPPMALASQMPPPMTTGLMSHPRLPHVARGPCGSLSGVRGNQAQAALKAEQDMKAKQRAEVLQSTQRFFSEQQQTKPMGGKAPKVDNDAAKPSEPLTDPPGVCQEKVEEKPPPAPTTSTKPVRTGPIKPQAIKTEETKS from the exons ACCACCCGAAGTGCCACCAGCAGCACAGCCAAAACCTGGAGTTGCTGCTCCCCCAGAGGCTCCTCCTGTCCCCAAATCATGGGCCAGTAACAAACAAGGTGGGCAAGGAGATG GTGTCCAAGTAAATAGCCATTTTCAACAAGAGTTTCCCAGTCTGCAGGCAGCTGGGGatcaggagaaaaaggaaaaagatgcAAATGATGAAGCCTATGGATCTGGACCCAACTTAAGGCCACCAA aTGTTTCTACTTGGAGAGATGGTGGTAAATCTGGCCCACTCTCTCCGGGTGACCAAGAAAATAAACTCCCCGGTCAAGAAGACGGCACACCCGGAACAGCAGAGCAGAATGATGCCCTTAAAGCTGCCGAAAAGAGGCTGCCTGGTGTTCCACCACAGTTGCCTCAGCCCAGAGTcaatgggcagcagcagcctggtctTGCTTCTCAGTACAGGGCAATGATGCCTCCTTAT ATGTTTCAGCAGTATCCTAGAATGGCATATCCTCCAATGCATGGTCCAGTCAGGTTCCCTCCTTCGTTATCTGATGCTAACAA AGGTCCCCGAGGGAGAGGCCCGCCCCCTTCATGGGCCCCTGAGCCCGAGCGTCCCTCGATCCTTAGCGCAACTGAACTCAAGGAGCTTGATAAATTTGATAACCCAGATGTCGACCCTGACGAAGGCTGGGCTG GAGCCCAGATGGAAGTGGATTATACCGAACAACTGaatttcagtgatgatgatgagcaggggGGTAGTCAGAAAGAAAATCGGGATGACGG CGAAGAGCAAACTTCAAAGGGCTCTGAAAACTCCGAAGGtcaaaaagaaaatgaaggtCCCAGCACCAAACCTCCTCAGACACTTCCACAGCCACCAGTAACCAAAGGACCCTGTGGCAAAGGTCCTCCATTCAGTCAG GAACACGGGCTCCCCCCAGGACAGTCTCTATTACATGAAAAGAACAATTCCATTCACCTACCACCTCATCCAAAATCTCTTATGCAACAG CATCCACCTCCAGATCGCCAGGCAGGTCCTGGAAGACAGGGTCCCTTTCCCCCTAAGCAGCCGGTTCCTGATGAGGATGAAGTTTGGAAACAAAGACGAAGGCAGCAGTCAGAAGTCTCCGCTGCAGTGGAGCGTGCCCGGAAGCGGCGAGAAGAGGAGGAACGGAGAATGGAAGAGCAAAGAAAGGCCGCTTGTGCAGAGAAGCTGAAACGGTTAAATGAGAAATACGGCATTGTAGAAAAACAACCCTCTCCAgaggaggtcagggagagggagcgGGAAAAGGAACGAGAGCGAGAAAAGGAACGGGAGAAGGAACGCGAGCGCGAGAGGGAGAAGGAACGGGAgcgagaaaaggagagagaacgaGAGCGGGAAAAGGAGCGTGAACTAGAAAGGCagcgggaaaaggagaaggaactcGAGAAGGAGAGGGAACTGGAGCGGCagcgggaaaaggagagagaactggagcAGCAgcgagaaaaggaaagagaactgGAGAAAGAGCATGAAAAGGCGCGGGAACAGGAGAGGGAGCGCCAAAGGGAAGAAGAGTGTGAAAGGGAGCGTGAAAAAGAACAAGAAAAAGTGGAAGTCAAGTTAGAGCCCAAAGAACCTGTGATAGAACCTGTAATAGAGAAACAAGAAAATGAAAGCAGCAATAATAAAGAAACCAGAG AGGAGCAGCCAGCCTTCACTAGGCAAGACAGTAATCGGAGTGAGAAAGAGAGCACACAGGCGGTTCATGAAACAGAACCAGATTCAGGGTCTCTGCCTCGCCCTGCTGTCTCATCAGGTTACTCCAAACAGTTTCAGAAGTCACTACCACCACGGTTCCAGAGGCAGCAG GAGCAGATGAAACAACAACAGTGGCAACAGCAACAACAGCAAGGCGTACTTCCACCGGCTGCTCCTTCCCAGCCGTCCACTGGGgccgtccctcctcccccgcaCAGGCCTCTCTACCAGCCAATGCAACCCCACCCTCAACATTTGGCGTCCATGGGCTTCGATCCTCGGTGGCTTATGATGCAGTCTTACATGGACCCGCGAATGATGTCTGGACGACCTGCCATGGACCTTCCGCCCATGCACCCTG GAATGATGCCACCTAAGCCACTAATAAGAAGAGATCAGATGGAAGCGTCTCCAGCTAGTTCAGAATCTTTTGAACATATTACTCGGTCTGCAAGAGATCATGCTGTCTCCCTTAGTGAACCTCGTATGATGTGGGGGTCAGAGCCCTATCCCCACGCCGAGCCTCAACAGGCGAATACTCCTCCCAAAGTGACCGAAGAACCCGAAAACCTCAG ACCCGAAGCTCCTTTGGAGCAAGAAGTCATCTCCACTGCTTATCCTGTAGAACGCAATCAGCTGGACTCTCATCCAAAGACGGAATTTTTCAGAGAAACTGGTGAAGCCGAGGTACAGAAGCTTCCAAGCAGGTCTTTGGAAGAAGTTCGACCTCACCATACTGAACTAACCAACCAAGCTCCTACTCTTGAGGCAGCTGATCAGAATATTGCACCCAGCTCTCAGGAAGAGCCAGTGCTAATTGGAGAAAGCCAGTCTGTCCAGAAGAGAAGCATTTCCCATGGCCCTAGCCATCCTGTCAAAGCAGAGGAGCCAAGAAATGAGACATCGGCTAACATTCCCAAAGTAAATAGCAGATGTGTGGATACAAAAGAACCAGCTGAAAGACATGAGGATAAACCAAAAAGAGAAGGTTTCACAAGATCTTGTGAAGGACCAAAATTAGACAGACCTTACAAGTCCAAGTCTGAAACTCGTTGGGGCCCAAGACCAGGCTctagcaggagggaggaagggatcgATAGACCAATCAGAAGGTCCGGGCCTATTAAGAAACCCGTACTTCGAGACATGAAAGAAGAACGGGagcaaaggaaggaaaaagagggagaaaagggagaaaaaacaaTTGAGAAAGTGGTGAAACCTGAAAAGATTGAGAAGAAGGAACCGCCGCCTCCAGCTCCAGCTCAGATTGCACCTcagccccttcctccacctcccaaaCCAGAGCCAGAAAAACCTGCCTCTGACACTTCAAATGTGGCTAAAAAGCCACCCTTGGATACTGATAAGCCTTTAGAAGCCCCAGAGAGCGTTCAGGTCGAGACTGCGGTTAAGCCTGCAAGTCAGCAACCTGCTCCCCCTCCCGCACCCAAGGAAGAGAAGCAACCGGAAAGAGTAATCAGCAAAGATCACGTTTTTGAGCGTCCTCGCCCAGATTCAAGGCCAATTAGAAAAGAGTCGACTTTACCCCCCAGAACTTACTGGAAAGATTCTCGAGAGAGAGATTGGTTCCCTGATCAGGGATACAGAGGCAGAGGCCGAGGAGAATATTACTCCAGGGGTCGTAGTTATAGAGGCTCTTACGGGGGCCGTGGGCGGGGTGGTAGGGGCCAAAGCCGAGATTATCCTAACTACAGAGACCCTAAGCCAAGAACGGAGCATCTGCCTTCTGGAGCCCTCCGGCAGCGAGAAGAGAGCGAAACTCGGAGCGAGAGCTCTGATTTTGAAATAGTCCCCAAAAGACGGCGACAGCGGGGTTCGGAGACCGACTCGGACAGTGAAGTCCACGAAAGCGCAAGCGACACCCTCCTCTCGGACAAAGACAGCCTGAGCAAAGGCAAACAcccaaagagagaagaaaggccaGAGAACAAAAGGccgcccaagcccctgctctcctTCAAACCGGAGAACAGCATCAGAGTAGATGGCCGGCCCCTAGAGAAGCCCTACGGAAGAGAGGATGATACTAAGCCCAAGCCTGGCTTCCTGCCTAAAGGAGAACCCTCCAGGCGAGGAAGAGGGGCTCCCGGCATGTTCAGGCGGGGCGGAAGGGACCCCAGCGGCCGCCCACCCCGGCCCTCCACCATCCGGAGGCCAGCCTACAGAGATGCTCAGTGGACTCCGAGGCAAGCGGAGACTCCTAAACCGGAGGACGGAGAGCCTCCAAGAAGGCAGGAGCCATTTGTCCCCGGACCAGCCGACAAAAGACCCCCAAAATTTGAGCGGAAATTCGATCCAACCCGAGAGAGGCCGCGAAGGCAGCGGCCCGCCCGACCGCCAAGGCAGGATAAGCCCCCACGATTTAGACGACTCAAGGAGAGAGAGGCGGCTTCCAAGATAAACGACGTGGCCCCGGCCTCTGCCACGAGCGGCACCGTGAATAACGTGGCCCAGGAACAGGCCAACGCTGCCGCGGACGTTTCGGGCACCAAGACCCCTGACCTATCCAATCAGAACTCTTCGGATCAGGCCAACGAAGAGTGGGAGACAGCTTCTGAGAGCAGCGACTTCAACGAGAGACGTGAGCGCGATGAAAAGAAAAATGCCGATCTGAGCGCCCAGGCAGCTGCCAAGGCAGGAGAGAATGCTCTACCCCCCAAAAGGGAAATAGCCAAGAGAAGCTTTTCCAGTCAGCGACCTGGAGTAGATCGCCAGAATCGCCGGGGCAACGGCGGTCCACCCAAGTCGGGAAGAAACTTCTCTGGCCCCCGGAGTGAAAGGCGTAACGGTCCTtctttgagaagtgggaagagagg GCCATTCGAAGACCAAACAGGTGGTAATGCAAGTGTTGATCCAGTCAATGGCAGCTCAGTGAATCAAGAGGGGGGACCTAATGGCATGGGACAGAAGAATTCTAAGGAGGCtggtggaaaaaaaagagaagaccCTAAACCAGGTCCAAAGAAGCCTAAAGAGAAAGTGGATGCCCTGTCCCAGTTTGACCTCAACAACTATGCAA GTGTTGTAATCATTGATGACCATCCTGAAGTGACAGTAGTTGAAGATCCCCAGTCAAACTTGAATGATGATGGCTTTACTGAAGTTGTATCCAAAAAGCAACAGAAACGCTTGCAGGATGAAGAGCGCAGAAAGAAAGAAGAACAAACTGTGCAG GTGTGGACCAAAAAGAGTTCGAACGAGAAAGGAAGAAGCCAGAATTCTAAACTTCCGCCCCGATTTGCCAAAAAGCAACAGCAAGTTGCGGTAGTCCAGCAGGCCCAGGTGCCAGCCCCAGTACCAGCCCCAGTAGCAGCCCCGGCTCCAGCATCAGCTCCCGCCGCACAGACCGCGGCCCAGCCTCAGTCACAGACCCCAACGCCGACGCCGACACCGACTCCGAGCCAACCGCAGACTGCGGTTCAGCCGCAAGGCCAGACAACAAATGCCACAGACACAACAAATGGTACGGATTACGTGGCCACGGGAAAGCCCTCACAGAATGTGCCTTCTCAAGGCACTCTAGGAGCGGAATTGTGGGATAATAAGGTAGCCCCTACAGCAGTCCTGAACGACATCTCCAAGAAAT TGGGACTGATTAGTCCTCCACAGCCACCTCCAGTCAGTGCGTGGAATAAGCCGTTAACATCTTTCGGCCCTGCTGCACCCCCAGAG GGAGCAAAGAATGGACAGGAAAGCTCAGTTGAACTTGGAATTGAAACAATCCAGTTTGGTGCCCCAGCCTCAAATGGAAGTGAAAATGAAACTGCTCCTGTGCTGTCTGAAAAATCAACTGACAAATTGCCTGAGCCTAAAGAGCAGCGGCAGAAGCAGCCCCGTGCCGGGCCCATCAAAGCTCAAAAG GTGGAGCCCGATGGACAGGAGAAGACCAGCCCTCCCGCTGTCAGAAATGGCAATCCCGTTCCCACGAAGGAAACCAAAGCCGTTTCGGAAATGAGTGCTGAAATTGGAACGATGATATCTGTGTCGGCCCCGGAGTTTGCCACTAATACAAAG GAATCGGTAACAGACTACACTTCACCTTCTTCTTCACTGCCCAGCACTGTGGCCACCAGCAATACAAAGATGGAAGAGACTTTGGTGACTAAT ATGGAATCTGCTCGCAAAGCGTGGGAAAACTCTCCGAATGTGAGGGAAAAGAGTTCCCCAGCAACTTCAACAGCCGCCCCAATTACCAGCGTTGGGGGCAGCAGTTCCAGTGGACCGAACCCTGCCAATTACAACTCTTTCTCTAGTGCATCGATGCCTCCTATTCCTGTGGCTTCAGTCACTCCTACAACTTCATTATCAG GAGCTGGTACATACACTACCTCTTCCCTGAGTACTAAGTCTACCACCACTTCGGACCCTCCCAACATTTGTAAAGTGAAACCCCAACAGTTACAGACAAGCAGCCTTCCTTCTGCAAGTCATTTTTCCCAGCTGAGCTGCATGCCCTCCCTTATTGCCCAGCAACAGCAGAGTCCCCAGGTCTATGTATCTCAGTCTGCAGCAG CTCAGATCCCAGCTTTCTATATGGACACAAGTCATCTGTTCGGCACTCAGCATGCCCGTCTGGCTCCACCATCCCTGGCTCAGCAACAAGGCTTCCAGCCAGGACTTTCCCAG CCCACTTCTGTACAACAGATTCCAATCCCCATCTATGCACCCCTTCAAGGACAGCATCAAGCTCAGCTAAGCTTGGGAGCGGGGCCGGCTGTTTCCCAGGCTCAGGAATTATTCAATTCATCCCTGCAGCCGTATAG ATCACAGCAAGCCTTTATGCAAAGCAGTCTATCCCAGCCATCCCCCGTGGTTCTGTCTGGTACGGCCTTGCATAACTTTCCAGCGGTGCAACATCAGGAGCTTGCCAAGGCACAGTCAAGTCTTGCGTTTCAGCAGACTTCTAACACCCAGCCAATCCCTATCTTGTACGAGCATCAGCTCAGCCAGGCTTCTGGACTAGGAGGCTCGCAACTTATTGACACACATCTTCTTCAG GCTAGAGCAAGTCTCACACAAGCTTCAAATATTTACTCTGGGCAAGTTCAACAGCCTGGTCAGAGCAATTTCTATAATACTGCCCAGTCTCCCAATGCTCTCCAGCAGGTAAACTATGGCATG GTAACAGTGCCATTACCTGCTTCCCAGCTTTCTTTACCTAACTTTGGATCGACGGGGCAGCCTCTAATTGCTCTGCCTCAGACCCTCCAGCCCCCATTACAACATACACCCCCACAGCCTCCGGCCCAGAGCCTCAGTCGGCCCGCACAAGTAAGCCAGCCTTTTCGAGGATTAATCCCCGCCGGAACTCAGCACAGCATGATCGCTACTACTGGAAAG ATGTCAGAAATGGATCTGAAAGCCTTTGGAAGCGGTATTGATGTAAAGCCAGGTACTCCTCCAATCGGTGGTAGAAGCACCACTCCGACGTCCAGTCCTTACCG GGCCAGTTCTACGAGTCCAAACAGCCAGTCCAGCAAAATGAACAGCATTGTCTACCAGAAGCAGTTCCAGTCCGCAGCTGCCACTGTGAGGATGACCCAGCCGTTTCCTCCCCAGTTCGCACCCCAG ATCCTCTCTCAGCCTAACCTGGTCCCTCCATTGGTAAGAGCCCCACATACTAACACCTTCCCAGCGCCTGTTCAGAGGCCGCCAATGGCACTGGCCAGTCAGATGCCTCCTCCGATGACCACAGGCCTCATGAGCCACCCTCGTTTGCCCCATGTGGCGAGGGGTCCTTGTGGATCACTATCCGGAGTCAGAGGCAATCAGGCCCAGGCTGCGTTGAAGGCTGAACAAGACAtgaag GCCAAACAGAGAGCCGAGGTTCTGCAGTCCACCCAGCGATTCTTCTCCGAGCAGCAGCAGACTAAGCCGATGGGAGGCAAGGCCCCCAAAGTGGACAACGACGCGGCCAAACCCTCCGAGCCTCTGACCGACCCCCCGGGTGTTTGCCAGGAGAAAGTCGAGGAGAAGCCCCCTCCCGCTCCAACCACGTCGACAAAACCCGTTAGAACTGGGCCAATTAAACCTCAGGCAATCAAAACCGAAGAGACAAAGTCTTAA